aCGACAAGTACACATTTAGGAGTACGCTTTTTTTTCGATGCAGCAGCAGCATTTTGATGTTGGTGAAGAATTGAAAATAGTTAACCATTTGTCATAGAAAGTGACATCGACCCTGTATTTCAGGGCTCGACAAGATCCAGCAACCTCGGAGAAGCAACCATCAATGTAGCCCAGTATGCCGGTCCAAGGGTGTCTGCTGCAGTTTCACTGCCTCTAAAGAAATGCAGTTATGGGACGATCCTGCAGGTAagttattgaaatatttttcgtgTGAGGTATTATATGTTTcttgattgatatatatgcTTTAACTAGATATGAAGCTTTGGTGCCAAAAAGACTAATGTGGCTGTCTATCTGGTGGCTTTCAGGCCAAAATTCAATGCCTAATCCCAAGATTGAAAATCAGGTTGTTATTCTATGGCCTAATCCCATTTCTTTATTATGCACTGTTACATTTTACCCTGACGTTTTTTTCAATGTATCCAGTGATGAAGAATCAAAATACTCGAATTCTCAAGAAAAAGATCAGAGTGTGGATCATCGTGAAACGGAGCGTGTTACTAATGGGTCGGATAATTCCAATGGTAGTAGTGTTGGACAAAGTGAAGACTTCACCACTACCTTTCCTCCACCGAAATCAACCAGCAAGGTGGTTGAACAATCTTGTTTTGTTATTGACTTGGGCCATGCTACTAGACTTATGCAGGCTTACTATGTATCGCACATTGAAAATTACCTCTGTATTTTATCTTACAGGAAGCAAGTCAATCAGCATCTGGGAGAATTCAGAGCTCTGACTCTCCAGAGGGATCCGGAGGGAGGGAAAATTTGTCCATAAagaatgctttgaagagtgaAGAATATAGTTCTAATGGAAGACAAGATGGAGATTATTATTCAGTTGACAATGATTCTCCATTGAACCAGTCGTCTGAAAACTCCCGGCTGTATTTGAGAGGGGATTTGCGAAATGGAGGAGCAAACAGGCCATCTTTGACGAACTTTGGTTCTTCAAGGAATCTTCTGGAAGCTGCAGAAGATACAATAGATGAACTCCGAGCAGAAGCCAAAATGTGGGAGAGAAATGCTAGGAAGCTAATGATTGATTTGGACATGTCAAGAAAAGAATTCTCTGATCTGTCGAAAAAGCAGGCAGAACTAGTAGTCGAGCTCTCAGCTGCATGTGCAGAACGTGAGGGCCTGAAGAGAGAAGTTGAACATTTGAAGCTTGAGCTGGAAAACTTGGCAACAACTCAGGCTAGCCAGGAAAATCTCCTCATTCAAGCTGAAAGCCTGATGCAGATCCAGAAGGTACTAGAAAACGagacaaaatatcaaaagattcTGAATGATAATTTAGGCCAACAACTGAGACGAAGCCAAGAATCAAATATAGAACTCGTTTCTGTTCTTCACGAGCTCGAAGAGACCATAGAACAGCAGAGAATTGAAATAGAGAATCTTTCATCTCTCAAACTGGACTTCACAGATTTAGAGAATTCTATAGCTAGAAATTCAGAGGATAACAGGGCTCTGCTGCTCCAGTTGCAACAACTCCAAGAATCAGAGAAGAAATTGCAAGCTGATGTTGAATTGCTTGAGGAAGCTTTAAGGGACAAAACTAATGAACTGGAGCAAGAACAGAAATCAAACAGTGAGGTTCTGTTTCGTGTTGAAAAGGATTACGAATACAAAATGTCTgttaaagaagaagaaattgcCATGTTAAAAGCAGCACTGTCAGGTGACGTTAACGGTGAACATTTAGAGGCAATGGATGACAACAAGGAAGATAATGCGGATCACATCACGGAAATAGAATCCTTGAGAAAAAAAGTTGAGGAGTTAGAGAAGGATTGTACTGAGCTCACTGATGAAAATCTCGAACTGTTATTCAAGCTCAAGGAATCAAATAAAACTAACATCAGAAAATGCTCGTCTTCTGATTCAATTTCAAGTGAGCATCATACCATTTCTCGTAGTGATGAGTCTGAAATAAGTGATCCAAAATTCCTGGAAGAGGAGCTTAAGAAGAAAGTAACTGACGAGGTGCAGAATGCTGGCTCTGAAAGTTCTGAACATTTCACTGAGATTTTGAAACAACTAGACATGTCTTTTAACCTTCTGATGAAGCCTTGGTACGGTATATCATCTGAGACCTGCGATGACTTTGTTTGTGATCTTACGAGTGAAAACAAGGGAAACAAAACTACTAAAATGTCAGCTGAACATATTCTTGGCTTTTTGCAAGAACTGAATAAGCTCTTGGAAATGAGGATCACCGACTCTGATGAAATTCTCAAGCATCATGAGATTGAGATCAAAGAGAGAAATGTTATTATAACTGATGCTAAAAAGAAGATGGAAGACAGCTATTTGGAAGTTCAAGAACTTGAAAAGTCAAAGGCCAAAAGCGAAGAGTACAACGCAAATCTAATAAAGGAATTGGATCAAAAAAGATCTGAGATTGATTTTATAGAGTCTAATTTGCTTTCGAAGGAACAGGAGACCATCTTTCTTGTGCAGCGTCAGAGGGAATTAGAAATCACTTTATCAGGATTGCAAGAAGAAAACATGCAGTTCCAGGAATGCATATCTTGTCTGGAAACTCAAGTAAGACAACTGAAAGATGAAAAGGAATTTTATCTGCAGGAAACAGATGATTTCAGATCTGTTGCCATGAGTGTCCAAGACGAAATCCAGAAATTGAAAGTTGAAATGGACATTCAAATATTGGATCTCACACAAAAATCAGAAGATATACAGAAACGATGGTTGGGAGCTCAAGAAGAGTGTGAATATCTTAAAGAAGAGAATAAGACATTACAGGCATCTACTGCAATTTTAGAAGAGGAAAGAGTTAAACTTCTGAATTCAAATTCAGAACTGAAGAGGATAAACCAAGAACTGCAAGAGAATTGTTCATCACTGGCAGCTCAATTAAGTGAATCGAAGAAAAGCTTGTCTGAATGCACTAAAAAGGTTGAAGTTTTAGAGGATCATCTCGCTTcaatgacaaataattttgccCTGAGAGAAAATAGTCTTAAATCAAAGGTAGATGCACTCATTAAAGAAAATAGCGAGCATAAAGAAAAACTTCTTCTAGAGGAGAATTTGCATCAGATACTTTCGGAGAAGACAATAGAGTTTGAGAGCCTTCAAAAAGATGTAGAACACCTCCATAGGCAAGTATCTCATGGTCATAAGGAAAGGGAAAGAATTTCTCGTGAAGCTTCAACTGAAGTTTCTCGTCTTATAGCAGACAAGGCTGAGCTGCAAGCTTCCCTTCAAGAAGTTCAGTCAGAAGCTGAATTGACAAAGAATGAACTCGAGGCGGCCCTGCAAGAATCTAAGTTCCAAGTTGATGACTTAAAAAGTCAGCTAGCTGCTGCCAAACAAAGTCATGAGAGACTCAGGGCTGACCATGAAAGAATTCTGAAATTGTTAgcaaattacagaaaaagtgaagaaaaacTAAAGAGCGAGATGAACGAGCTTGAATTGAAGCTTACCATCTCTGACTATGAATGCCAACAACTTTCTAAAGAAATGAGCATTTTGAAGGTTCAGCTGCAGAATATATCAGGTCTTCAGGATGAAATATCCATCTTGAAAAGCGATCTCGAGGGCTGCAGGGTCAATAAGGACCAACTAGAGCTCGCACTGCACACAGTTTCTGGAGATTATGAAAAACTGAAGGCAGAGAAGATTTCATTCTCAGAGAAAATCTCCATTTTTCAGGATGCTATGTCTGAGTTTGAGGAATGCAAAATGAAGAAGTTAGAACTAGAAGAAAAGCTTCTACAGATGGAGCAGGAGTTGACTGTGAAAGAGCTTCTCTGTATCCAGAATGCTGAGCTTAAAGATGAGCTGACTGAATTAAAGAGAGCAAACATGCAGTTTCAGCAGAAGATGTATAGACTTGAGGAGGAGAAAGATGAATGCTTAAAGAAAGCTCAAGTTCTGGaagaaaatctaaaattgATGGAGGTATcccttctcttcttttcttgtttcttttactATTTGTCTATTCCTTTATGTGAAGCAAATTAATGGATCCGCTTGATCTAATACTTGAGGTAAGGGGTTGTACGCtgcaaaaaattctattaGCTATGAGATTTTTCAAAGTCTTAGGCTTTACAGAAGTTCATTGTATGAGTTGCTCTATTTGCACTTCCCTCATTCAGGGTGCAAACAGTCATGATTTTCATGATGAAAGTCCTCTTGCCGTCAGTGTGGATCACAAGAAAAAACGACAGCTCCCTGAGGGACTGGATGTGAAAAACAAGATCAGAGATCAGCTGGAAAGGTGAGAATATTAGGAACATTCTAACAATATACACAGTATTTACGCCTCAATTTCCGTACGAATCAGTAAAAgttaaagaacaaaacaaaatgatCTCATCTTCCTGTTAACATTCTCTTAAAGCATTACATCCTTGGTCCATAATTCATTCCTTTTCTTCCTAAAATCTACAAGATCTTCCTGTTGCCAAAATCACATGAGTTCCATGTGGGATTGTTCATGGATATGGTATTTTCACTATTTGGTGCCTCCTACAATCTTGTCAAACATCTGAATTGTTTCTTGATAAAACTTTTCTGTAGTCGTACTTCTGCTGGGCAGAAGAATTATGCTGTCGCTTCCAAGAAACCAGCAGCTGATGGTGAAGTGGTGGCAAGAGAAAGGTATGAAAGAACGAAGTCATCACTAGAGACAGAGCTAAGAGACCTCAGGGAGCGCTACCTAGAAATGAGTCTCAAATATGCTGAAGTTGAGGCCGAGCGCGAGGATCTTGTCATGAAACTTAAAGCAACCCGAGGTGGCAAGAAGTGGTTCTCCTGGAATCAACAGCTTCCGTCGTAAGATGTTAACCTCAAGTAGCATCTGTACAAACGTATAAATATTTCTGTCtgtttttcattattaattctGCAATAAGTACTTGCACCAAGCAGGGGATGAGTAAATGAGCTTGCAAGTTTTGCACATTTCTCATTAAAGTGACCATAGTTTTGAAACCATGTGACAAGCTTAGGTACTTCTCCAGAAAGATACATAGTGTGATCTTTGCTGGTCATTTTTAGTGACATAGAAGTGTATTGTATGATGTTTAccaaaaagataaaggaaAAAGTTGAGAGAAAAGCACATTACATAAGCAAGCCTATTGTTGGATGCTTTGGCATCAAATAATATGCTCTGATTGCTTCATGATACTTCTATAAAGATCGAGTTAAATACATTGTAGTTTAGGCACATAAATTGCCCTAGAGTACGAGAAAGATTTTAGACATAACATAACATAAACTGCGATAGTTGCACTTTActcttcaaatattataactaagTTGCTTTATTGTCCATTCAATACGAAGTAAAGTATACAAGTTCAAATATACAAGTGAACATGAACTTTCTGTTTATCTACCAATAAGAGAGAAGGGAACTCATTTACCATTGGTTCACAATAATCCATAGCTTGACAAGGCCATATACGATCTTTCTTTACGGAAGTATATACgcaatcaagaaaagcatCAGCGAAAGAATAATCCCCTGCTTTTGTCAGCCATAAACATGAAATGTCAGTCGGAccaaaacaaagcaaaagaaacattatattaaaagatttcaatatttaaattgaagcCAACTTTTTGGGTTAGTATCTTTTGCTACAGAACATTTTGTGACATAATCAGTAGTTAGAAACAATAATAGTActcatataaaagaaattcctATGTCAGGAGACTCTGAATATACTTTCTGCAATTCTCGATATGTGTTtagtatacatatatttacacGATACAGTAGACATAAGTGGACACGACATTTTGAGTGTGTCGAAATTCAAAGATAATTCAGAGACAAcacaagaaatattttctttgaacaTGCTTTCTACATGAGCAATgctttctgaaaatttatatattttgtgggTTAcggagaaaataagaaattaagaatatgAAGAGAATTCGAATCTTGAAGTTAAAATGACTGAAAATGATACTGAGAGAAACTTAAAACCATGAAACACAAGCCACTATTGATGACCTAATGGccataatttatcataaattcaaGACTGTCAAGTGCCCTTTCCTTTCAGGTTAGATTTTGGTGTTAAGCATAATGATATCAGCTCCATACACTCCTAAAATAACCTACTAATAAAAAGCATTGTACGACAGCAGAAAACTGATCCAAGGgactaaaaaaaagagagaatttgATGTGTGTGATGTGGAGCAGTGGAGATGCCAATGGCATATGCCTTGGAAGATGCTTCATTTCACTCTCTTTCTGCTCTCTTTTTCCTCTGCTTTAACCAAAAAGGCACCACAAATTCCTACTTGGTCACCTCTCTCTTTTATTGCCCTCATGACCTGCAACACATCTCCCATATAATCCAAACCACCCTTCTTCATCAAACCCTCTCACTATCTACACCACCTCTTTATCAGCAGCTGCTCCGTTTGCCGATGGGCCGACACCCCCACCAACCGGGGCCACAGCGGTGGCTGCCACCACGTCGAAGCTTGCCGGCCGGCTGAGCTGCATGGATGATCCCATGTCTCAACTAAAGGTGGTGGGCTTCTTGTCATATAGGGCAACTTGTATCCTTTGGCATTTTCACTTCCCTGTGGAGTCTTTGTCTCTCATATGGGAGACTTGAATCCATagtccacaaaaaaaaaaaaaaaaaaaaaaaaaaaaaaatccaaaaaaaaaaaaaaaaaaaaaaaaaatgaaatctcAAGGGTTAGGCAGATTATGCTGAATGTATGCTGCTTTTCTTTGATGTTTGTAATGCATGtcttgaattaaataataatgtactGGATTTTGCTTCTTATTGATATCTAAGTAGAGGACCTTTGGCTGGACTATTCAATTCCTTTGCCTTTTAACTCATGGCTGCTTTAGTTCTGCGTTCTTGCTCGTATTTATTAAGGATAAGTGGTTGGTAGGACCAATTTTGAGCGGTAAGTATTGTGTTGTATAGAGTTCTGACTTTCGTACTCCCCCATtgttaatactttttaaattcttgtATATCACTCGAAAACATACCAATCTTGTCCgttttgatttctttgaaGGTCTTATGATTTGATTGCGTTTAAGGGAATAGATTGAAAGGTCCCAATCTTGGAATTGTGAATAATTCCTagtgaatttctttttctgggTGGTGCTTCTGGCAAAGATTACCTTGTGCCTTGTGTGTGTTTCAACTTTGAGTTCACCTAAGTTGAAAACTGATTCTATTTATGACTAGTGGCTCGctaactaaatattaaaaaaaaataaagaaaaaaaagagatgatattttggtatttttctttattaattacaaaaatgtgCTCAAGACCAGTCAAATTTATGAGTGGCTAATGAACCCCAATGACTTTGCTGAGTGAGTAGTATGAATCTTATGAAACTCTTGTCTGCACATCATATGTATCCAAAAGGCTGTTTTTGTACATTATGTTAGCATAAACATCCGCTCAACCAATCCATATGGGTAAACGAGACTTTATAATACTGTTTGTGCAACtcataaaagtatatattgagGCGACAACCCCAACTACTCCCTTGTAATGCTATGCAAAAATGCTAGTGGTAAGCCACCAACAATCATCATccaaaatctaaaatttgataattgtaGTTACCACCAAAATCACCTCACGATGAACCATACAAacaattattagaaatattcataacatatataacttCAATTCCCCAGCacttatacaaaaatttgtttgGCATTTATATTTTCGTTACAAttgtttcatatttatatggaCTTCAAAGTGTTGCCAAAATGTAATACTGCATCTCGTTGATATTTCTCTCCAAAATCaccaacaaaattataacatatattcgtttttttttaataggaaaagattataacatatattgGGAACACATGTACTATATTTTGCTGTGACAGAGGTTGGTAtgttatttcaaatttcaaattttcccCAAAACTTTTGACcaatttatatcaaaatttatatacatctTGCACCTGCATTTATGCACATCTTAATGTACTTGGAAGTGATGTACAGTTGTGAGGTTAGGTTGGTGGAATTGAAATAATCACTTAGAAATGTGGAATTGTGtgaaataacaattttcattattcttaaatgtttgaaaatgaaaatataggACATgtcacaaaatcaaaattcttgaCTAGACGATAGTATCCATACTTGCAACTTCACAAAACAGTTGGTTTTACTGAAATCATTAATTGTTGTGGTCTAATAGTCAAGGTCGAACGTCGTGATAATCATGATATgtgtttgaatatttttctgaaCGAAATAAATACATGTTCGGACATGTatgtacataattaaatttttgttttagtaaCAATAACTTAGATATAAAGATTTATGAGCCgctcatatttttcaattttataacaaaattaaaaaaaaaaaaagaaagggtttTGCTGAATAGTAACTTCAACTTGGTCATTTGTCTTTCTTTGTAAAATAGTCATTCGCTTCTCTAATGTTTGGAGATGTTTTAATATGATTTCAAGTGAAAGTTATTGAAAAGTGTTTTGAGCTTTGCTTGGaagtgataattatttatgatattaggaatgtaattaaattcctaaataaaattaagattttatataGTAAAcgactataaaaataaattatttattttaactacGACTTTGTATACTTAGTACATTGTactaatgaaattttaatttgtaagtttagtattttttgtaaatagtAAAGCAACGCAGGGAATAGTACAGTAGGGAATTCGGAGTGGATTGGCCGACCCGTAAAGCAGTGGGAGTgagtacacacacacacacactgtaTACTGTACAGTAGCAACTGCAATTCATTCGccctaaataatatttttatttttgttttctctctctctctctctcacacacacaatcTGATTTCACTgacatttttcttctctactCTCCATAGGGTTTCTAttatctctcttttctctcctaTCCCACCTAAAACAAAATCCAAATTAAaccctatttttttcttctatgcATGCCACTGAATTCTCCCTTTTCACGCAGATCGGTTAACATAATTCTCTGTCCTTCGTCCTCTGCTGCTGTGTTCTGAGCACAGCATCAGTGAATTCAAAGAACTTACGAAGGGACAGTAATGAAGCCCGAATTGGGTGTCGAAATCGAGTGTTCGGGTCAGTTGAAGGGGCCAGAACCAGAATCCGGATCCAGTGATCCGGTGCGACCCGATTCGACTGGTTCGGATTGGATGGATAACTGCTATGTCCCAAGGATTAGGCCGAGTGAGGCTAATGGTTTCGCTGTTTATACGAGGAATAAGAGGTTGAAGAGTCGAGGCGTGGGTAGAATTGGGCATTTGGATAAACTCCAAGGTGATGCTGGAGTTTTAGTTAAGGCAGCGGACGCTGTGAGTTCGAATGTTGAAGTTGTAGTTACTGGTAGTGATGCGGTGAATGTGCGCGGAGATGAGGGTAGTTTAGAGAATTCGGGGTTTAGGGTAGAGGAGAGTGAGGGCGAGATGATGGAAGTTGAAGTTAAGGAGGACCCAATGGCGTTGGTGGCAGTGAGAAGTGATGGGCTTCGCAGGTTTACGCGTTCCGTGCTTAAGTCAAAGGACGAGGACTCTGAAATGGAAAATGAGGAGTCTGGGGATTTAACTGAAACGGTGATTTTGGAGGCAGATGGAATAGGGAATGAAAAATTGACGGTGTTGGGTAATCCCAAGACAAGGAAGATGGAGATGAAGATGTCCAAGAAAATCCTTATCAAAGGGCGGCCAACAACAGTTAGAGAGCTTTTCGAGACTGGATTGCTGGAAGGATATCCGGTTTTCTACAATGGTGGCAAGAGGGTATTAAGCTTGGCAATCATTCTTTTATActtatttgtgattttgtggttgtcatttttataatatggttatcttttttgttattggtTCTGATGTTATTAGATTATTATGTTcaaattgttgtttttatatctattatgTCTTACTCTTATaatgtttataataataaattattattcatatcatcatcattatcattttgtaataatttcataatactaattattatcGAAAATTACTTTTACATGTACATTGGACTAGAACATGGTTGCTGTATGCcagtaaaagaaaatgtgtAAATATAAGAATATCGTGTGCACATTCTGTGTCTATGACTAGGGACAGAGTGCTATAGGGAGAGGGTGTTGGGGAGGCTCTGTTAAACTATCTCCTTTGATCCCTGTTccaaaggaaagaaaaatccaTTCATGGGTGCTCCCTTGGTCTAGGATTAACAgatgaaattgaataaaatatgtaaaagttattttttttctcatctttGCCTCTTTTGACCAATAACATCAATGACTCTAATTGAGTAAACAGTCCGTTTCTATTTAGGATCTAACGGAGGAAAGATATATAGTTCAATTCAACCTTCTGTCACCCCCTCGCCCTATACCTCTTTTGTATTAACTTGGATAGAGTTGAGTATTAGTGATTATTCTCTTAATCCCAAGATAAACTTTGTCATGTTATTTCTGATTAAAAACTAGGTTTAGGTCCAGTGATGATTTTCTGCTGCTTCTTTTATCTTGTACAGCTATTTAATCACCGTCATATATGTGACAAGTCCCTTCAGGAGTCTTAACTGATTATAACATGCTTTTAGGGATTCCCACTACGTGGAACCATAAAAGATGCTGGAATCCTATGTTCTTGCAGTTTGTGCAAGGGAGCCCGGGTGCGTGCTTAATCTTGAACTTTTCTTGTTTAGTTGATTCATCAAAGTGGCTTTTTA
The nucleotide sequence above comes from Sesamum indicum cultivar Zhongzhi No. 13 linkage group LG11, S_indicum_v1.0, whole genome shotgun sequence. Encoded proteins:
- the LOC105174235 gene encoding golgin subfamily A member 4-like yields the protein MFKLQRQTNKASKPRERLDFKFSNFQALQVPKGWDRLVVSIISVETGKTLAKSGKAPVKNGYCQWTETLSESIYIPRDDSSKGYEESPVKLVVSAGSTRSSNLGEATINVAQYAGPRVSAAVSLPLKKCSYGTILQAKIQCLIPRLKISDEESKYSNSQEKDQSVDHRETERVTNGSDNSNGSSVGQSEDFTTTFPPPKSTSKEASQSASGRIQSSDSPEGSGGRENLSIKNALKSEEYSSNGRQDGDYYSVDNDSPLNQSSENSRLYLRGDLRNGGANRPSLTNFGSSRNLLEAAEDTIDELRAEAKMWERNARKLMIDLDMSRKEFSDLSKKQAELVVELSAACAEREGLKREVEHLKLELENLATTQASQENLLIQAESLMQIQKVLENETKYQKILNDNLGQQLRRSQESNIELVSVLHELEETIEQQRIEIENLSSLKLDFTDLENSIARNSEDNRALLLQLQQLQESEKKLQADVELLEEALRDKTNELEQEQKSNSEVLFRVEKDYEYKMSVKEEEIAMLKAALSGDVNGEHLEAMDDNKEDNADHITEIESLRKKVEELEKDCTELTDENLELLFKLKESNKTNIRKCSSSDSISSEHHTISRSDESEISDPKFLEEELKKKVTDEVQNAGSESSEHFTEILKQLDMSFNLLMKPWYGISSETCDDFVCDLTSENKGNKTTKMSAEHILGFLQELNKLLEMRITDSDEILKHHEIEIKERNVIITDAKKKMEDSYLEVQELEKSKAKSEEYNANLIKELDQKRSEIDFIESNLLSKEQETIFLVQRQRELEITLSGLQEENMQFQECISCLETQVRQLKDEKEFYLQETDDFRSVAMSVQDEIQKLKVEMDIQILDLTQKSEDIQKRWLGAQEECEYLKEENKTLQASTAILEEERVKLLNSNSELKRINQELQENCSSLAAQLSESKKSLSECTKKVEVLEDHLASMTNNFALRENSLKSKVDALIKENSEHKEKLLLEENLHQILSEKTIEFESLQKDVEHLHRQVSHGHKERERISREASTEVSRLIADKAELQASLQEVQSEAELTKNELEAALQESKFQVDDLKSQLAAAKQSHERLRADHERILKLLANYRKSEEKLKSEMNELELKLTISDYECQQLSKEMSILKVQLQNISGLQDEISILKSDLEGCRVNKDQLELALHTVSGDYEKLKAEKISFSEKISIFQDAMSEFEECKMKKLELEEKLLQMEQELTVKELLCIQNAELKDELTELKRANMQFQQKMYRLEEEKDECLKKAQVLEENLKLMEGANSHDFHDESPLAVSVDHKKKRQLPEGLDVKNKIRDQLESRTSAGQKNYAVASKKPAADGEVVARERYERTKSSLETELRDLRERYLEMSLKYAEVEAEREDLVMKLKATRGGKKWFSWNQQLPS